The following proteins are encoded in a genomic region of Sesamum indicum cultivar Zhongzhi No. 13 unplaced genomic scaffold, S_indicum_v1.0 scaffold00422, whole genome shotgun sequence:
- the LOC105180214 gene encoding uncharacterized protein LOC105180214, whose translation MWQDNENGAFVDMTAEARAEERVSEGMVEAKDVDRMCGIVYRRKRMRMELGLTEDKRYGKKFVRKQWRKKSRATESFEICGDFWDSVSRSQELAIVVNGSSYDYGYWVACFLSSLLSYMTRVRIGMRRLRAFVLSKPIFDAFSSCGVLFLQDSITAKNPGICLISGSRSLIPLISVDFTSIPSFFIRMQTSMHLRSAHLACLLVAHSTDIYENDEKVTDLVDDAGETSFQIPSRDHRDCISVAYQISPERDISYTDAVVSGNDTSESRALSHSAVGLPKSALRNLQLRNSRNIQKRRSSLRRKRGRPPSAFRAQKASCALSSDFFRARNDSVQLSAAAPSRLLRSSGKRSSTANIKELKSGTVVLTQDLCASRCSANLLITETDKCYREEGAIITLELSSSKQWFLAVMKGGIKRYCLTAQKVMRPSCSNRFTHAVIWTADGGWKLEFPNKQDWSIFKELYKECSERNMQSPAASFIPVPEVQEVSNPVDTSYMPYVRPDSYITVKDDELIRALVKKNAIYDMDSDDEEWLTKLNDELYAGKELRERVKPESFELIIDALEKGLHCNPDEQFDEQAAYEFCMHLERREVIEAIRNYWIKKRKQKRSALVRIFQLYQPRRTQVLPKSVLRKKRSFKRQASQGGRGKQLPLLQAIAAERDALEQQNNTHKVQEAKAAADRFEGLAIQKRQRAQMLMENADLATYKAMMALRIAEAAQISEAPGTVASLFLG comes from the exons ATGTGGCAAGACAACGAAAATGGTGCTTTTGTGGACATGACTGCGGAAGCTAGAGCAGAAGAACGTGTATCGGAAGGTATGGTGGAAGCAAAAGATGTGGACAGGATGTGTGGTATTGTGTATAGGAGAAAGAGAATGAGGATGGAGTTGGGCCTTACAGAAGATAAAAGGTACGGGAAGAAGTTTGTAAGGAAACAATGGAGGAAAAAATCCCGAGCTACTGAATCGTTTGAAATTTGTGGAGACTTCTGGGATTCTGTTAGCAGGTCTCAAGAACTTGCTATAGTTGTTAATGGGTCTTCTTATGATTACGGCTATTGGGTTGCTTGCTTCTTGAGTTCACTGCTGAGCTACATGACTAGGGTTAGAATTGGAATGAGGCGGTTGCGTGCATTTGTGCTCTCGAAGCCAATTTTTGACGCATTTTCCTCATGTGGAGTGCTTTTTCTCCAG GATTCTATTACTGCCAAGAACCCTGGTATTTGCCTAATTTCAGGATCCCGGTCTTTGATACCATTGATTTCTGTCGATTTTACTTCAATCCCATCTTTTTTTATACGTATGCAAACAAGTATGCACCTTAGATCTGCGCATTTGGCTTGCTTGCTTGTGGCACATTCGACAGATATTTATGAGAATGATGAGAAAGTGACAGATCTGGTTGATGATGCTGGAGAAACCTCATTTCAAATTCCTTCGAGAGACCACAGAGATTGTATTTCAGTAGCTTATCAAATTTCCCCTGAAAGAGACATATCATACACTGATGCAGTAGTATCTGGTAATGATACCTCAGAGAGTCGGGCGTTGTCACACTCAGCCGTTGGATTACCTAAATCTGCTCTTCGAAATTTGCAGTTAAGAAACAGTCGTAATATCCAGAAACGGAGGAGTTCTTTGAGGCGTAAGAGAGGTAGACCACCATCAGCTTTTCGAGCACAGAAAGCTAGTTGTGCTTTATCTTCAGATTTTTTCAGAGCTAGAAACGACAGCGTCCAATTATCTGCTGCAGCACCTAGTCGTTTACTTAGGAGCTCAGGTAAGAGGAGTTCTACTGCAAACATTAAAGAGCTAAAATCTGGCACAGTGGTGTTGACACAGGATCTATGTGCCAGTAGATGTTCTGCTAACCTGTTAATTACAGAAACAGACAAGTGTTATCGGGAAGAAGGAGCTATTATCACGTTAGAATTATCCTCTTCCAAGCAATGGTTTCTTGCTGTTATGAAGGGTGGAATAAAGCGATACTGTCTGACTGCACAAAAGGTCATGAGGCCATCTTGTTCTAACCGCTTCACTCATGCTGTAATATGGACAGCAGACGGTGGTTGGAAGCTTGAGTTTCCTAATAAACAAGATTGGTCAATTTTCAAGGAACTTTATAAGGAATGCTCTGAACGGAACATGCAGTCCCCTGCAGCTAGTTTTATTCCTGTACCGGAGGTGCAAGAAGTGTCTAACCCTGTTGATACCAGTTACATGCCATATGTGAGGCCTGATTCGTACATTACTGTGAAAGATGATGAGCTAATCAGGGCTTTGGTGAAGAAGAACGCCATCTATGACATGGACTCCGATGATGAGGAATGGCTGACCAAATTGAATGACGAGTTATATGCAGGAAAGGAGCTGCGAGAACGTGTCAAACCTGAGAGTtttgagttgatcattgatgctcTTGAGAAAGGGCTTCACTGCAATCCAGATGAGCAATTTGATGAGCAAGCAGCCTATGAGTTTTGTATGCATCTTGAGAGAAGGGAAGTTATAGAGGCTATCCGTAATTATTGGATTAAAAAGCGGAAACAGAAGCGCTCTGCTTTAGTAAGGATTTTCCAG CTATACCAGCCTAGAAGAACTCAAGTGCTACCAAAGTCCGTTTTGCGGAAGAAAAGATCATTCAAACGGCAAGCAAGTCAGGGTGGGAGAGGCAAACAACTCCCTTTGCTGCAAG CAATAGCAGCCGAACGAGATGCTTTGGAACAACAAAACAACACACACAAAGTGCAAGAAGCTAAAGCTGCTGCAGACAGATTTGAGGGATTGGCTATTCAAAAGCGTCAACGAGCCCAAATGCTCATGGAAAATGCGGACTTAGCTACTTACAAAGCCATGATGGCTCTTAGAATTGCAGAAGCAGCTCAAATTTCAGAGGCTCCGGGTACAGTTGCATCCCTTTTTCTTGGTTAA